Proteins co-encoded in one Hallerella porci genomic window:
- the rplQ gene encoding 50S ribosomal protein L17, with translation MRHGVKNKKLGANAQHKRAILRSLATSILGKGLEEEQINRSVRTTLLKARLVRSVVDRLVTYAKKGDLSARREAARIVRDPKVLQGLFDVIGPRYKSRNGGYTRVLKLGPNRPGDAAEMALISLVEDEIKAKEAPKAEAPAADTKPVDMVKGASKEAEK, from the coding sequence ATGAGACACGGTGTAAAAAACAAAAAACTCGGTGCGAATGCGCAGCATAAGCGTGCCATTCTCCGTAGCCTCGCGACTTCCATCCTCGGAAAAGGCCTGGAAGAGGAACAGATCAACCGCTCTGTGCGTACGACTCTCCTCAAGGCTCGCCTTGTTCGTAGCGTTGTGGATCGCTTGGTGACTTATGCGAAGAAGGGTGACCTTTCTGCTCGCCGCGAAGCTGCACGAATCGTTCGTGATCCGAAGGTTTTGCAGGGACTTTTCGACGTGATTGGTCCGCGTTACAAGAGCCGCAACGGTGGTTACACCCGCGTGCTGAAACTCGGCCCGAACCGTCCTGGCGACGCAGCTGAAATGGCTTTGATCTCTCTCGTTGAAGACGAAATCAAGGCTAAGGAAGCTCCGAAGGCAGAAGCTCCGGCTGCTGATACGAAGCCTGTTGACATGGTCAAGGGTGCTTCTAAGGAAGCGGAAAAGTAA
- a CDS encoding DNA-directed RNA polymerase subunit alpha has product MMWKSLQMPRSFQKVETGEDGRYAKFVVEALERGWGITIGNALRRTLLSSLQGAAIVSVKIAGVEKEFSSIPGVKEDVTDIILNLKSIRVKLLSDHDETLRLDMSGNGEITAANIEENPNVVILTPDVHIATLGGDASLSMELKVSSGRGYVVADELKDPNAPIGEIAMDANFNPVLKVAMHVSDTRVGQKTDYNRLELEITTDGSIDPEDALAYSAKLLVDHLEAFINFEGDLESPEEMVQDEERQRIASRLRMRVDELELSVRSSNCLRMANIHTIAELVRNKEADMLKYKNFGRKSLVELNEVLTSMGLTFGMNVDEYLKD; this is encoded by the coding sequence ATGATGTGGAAATCTCTCCAAATGCCGCGCAGTTTCCAGAAAGTGGAAACCGGCGAAGATGGACGCTACGCAAAGTTTGTCGTAGAAGCCCTGGAACGCGGATGGGGTATTACTATCGGTAATGCTCTGCGCCGTACGCTGCTTTCCTCGCTGCAAGGTGCTGCGATCGTCTCTGTAAAAATCGCTGGAGTCGAAAAGGAATTCTCTTCGATTCCGGGAGTGAAGGAAGATGTCACCGATATCATCCTGAACTTGAAGAGCATCCGTGTAAAGTTGCTCTCCGACCACGACGAAACGCTCCGCTTGGATATGTCTGGCAATGGTGAAATCACTGCTGCGAACATCGAGGAGAATCCCAACGTGGTGATCCTTACCCCGGACGTTCATATCGCAACGCTTGGTGGAGATGCTTCTTTGAGCATGGAGCTCAAGGTATCTTCCGGACGCGGTTATGTGGTTGCGGACGAATTGAAGGATCCGAATGCCCCGATCGGTGAAATTGCCATGGACGCAAACTTCAACCCGGTGTTGAAAGTTGCGATGCACGTGAGCGATACTCGTGTGGGTCAAAAAACGGACTACAACCGTCTAGAATTGGAAATTACGACTGATGGTTCTATTGATCCTGAAGATGCTCTTGCTTATTCGGCAAAGCTTTTGGTGGATCATTTGGAAGCTTTCATCAACTTCGAAGGAGATCTCGAATCTCCGGAAGAAATGGTGCAAGACGAAGAACGTCAGCGTATTGCCTCCCGTCTCCGTATGCGTGTGGACGAACTCGAACTTTCCGTTCGTTCCAGCAACTGCCTCCGTATGGCGAATATTCATACGATTGCAGAACTTGTTCGCAACAAGGAAGCGGATATGCTGAAATACAAGAACTTCGGTCGGAAGTCCTTGGTTGAACTTAACGAGGTATTGACGTCGATGGGCCTTACTTTTGGCATGAACGTCGATGAATACTTGAAGGATTAA